A single genomic interval of Labeo rohita strain BAU-BD-2019 chromosome 13, IGBB_LRoh.1.0, whole genome shotgun sequence harbors:
- the manba gene encoding beta-mannosidase, producing MNHVVWYFACFYFLEVHFLDTAVASKELGVDIISLNGKWQLLNSNSSVSLGAEVPGCVHTALQRQGFISDPYYRFNDLAYRWISLDNWTYTTSFTVPTHVRGKGKAVLVFEGVDTVSTISLNGVTIGKTDNMFRRYDFEVTGLLKDKENILQVWIMSAVTYASQRNRAHTDYRVPPDCPPPVQKGECHVNFIRKAQSSFSWDWGPSFPTLGIWKEVRLEVFDTLRVLSYTTSPKYDSKHSSWNVEVELFFDVFVASKGLVYVSMPLLQSEAEFQLSLTPGQSKNSFILQINQSVSLWWPFGHGDQALYFLTIDVKLEGGETFNADRLVAFRTVELVQEPVPSSPGLSFYFRINGKPIFLKGSNWIPVHAFQDEVTTDMITILLRSAQKANMNALRVWGGGVYEQDIFYSLCDMYGIMIWQDFMFACALYPTEKDFIETVREEVTQQVRRLKSHPSVVIWSGNNENEAAIATDWFNIPVAERPLYVKDYVNLYVENIRDIVLQEDSTRPFLVSSPTNGVESEKEGWVAKDPYDPHYGDTHYYSYYNDCWDWTVFPRTRFASEYGFQSWPSFSTLSKISESSDWDFSSNFSAHRQHHADGNQQMLKQAELHYILPNSTDPVQRYRDTIYITQVMQAQCVKSQTEFYRRSRSDIVEGKGHTMGTLYWQLNDIWQGPSWSSVEFGGKWKMLHHWAADFYAPILSVGVEDKGDLLIYAVSDNHSEQHNVKAKVKLHSWSSFNAVCSLESNVTTIKAGGSTLVFQHPISALLTQCGNCTRRSCIPVFHLSSPDNQMISPHNHIFLSSPRHAEGLQKPNITFTVKDTEVVLNFFVTLHCSFPAVYVWLDVDDIPGHFDVNGFLMLSKKATVIFGAWRNTTAEEITANLHITSLRDVY from the exons ATGAATCATGTAGTATGGTATTTTGCGTGCTTTTACTTTCTAGAAGTCCATTTTCTGGACACTGCAGTTGCGTCTAAAGAGTTGGGAGTTGATATTATCTCTCTGAACGGGAAATGGCAGCTGCTGAACTCAAACTCGTCTGTTTCTCTCGGTGCGGAGGTGCCTGGCTGTGTTCATACTGCTCTGCAGCGTCAGGGGTTCATTTCG GATCCATATTATAGGTTTAATGACCTGGCCTACAGATGGATTTCACTTGACAACTGGACTTACACTACATCATTCACAGTACCTACTCATGTTAG AGGAAAAGGGAAAGCCGTCCTAGTGTTTGAAGGAGTCGACACAGTTTCTACCATTTCTCTGAATGGAGTCACCATTGGAAAGACAGACAACATGTTCCGCAGATAT GATTTTGAAGTCACTGGATTGCTGAAGGATAAAGAGAATATTCTCCAGGTGTGGATTATGTCAGCTGTGACATATGCATCTCAGAGGAATCGTGCCCACACTGACTACAGGGTACCACCTGATTGTCCTCCTCCTGTACAGAAAGGAGAGTGTCATGTAAACTTTATCAGAAAG GCTCAAAGCTCATTTAGCTGGGACTGGGGTCCTTCTTTCCCCACTCTGGGCATCTGGAAGGAAGTTCGTTTGGAAGTCTTTGACACTTTAAGGGTTCTAAGTTATACTACAAGTCCAAAATATG ATTCTAAACATTCAAGCTGGAATGTTGAAGTGGAATTGTtctttgatgtttttgttgCATCTAAGGGACTTGTCTATGTGTCCATGCCATTATTGCAGTCAGAGGCAGAATTTCAACTCTCTCTCACACCTGGGCAGAGTAAAAATTCCTTTATCTTACAGATCAATCAG AGTGTCAGTCTGTGGTGGCCATTTGGACATGGAGATCAGGCTTTATATTTCCTGACGATAGATGTCAAATTGGAGGGTGGAGAGACATTTAATGCAGACCGATTG GTTGCTTTCCGCACGGTGGAGTTGGTCCAGGAGCCTGTACCCTCATCCCCTGGCCTCAGCTTTTACTTCAGGATCAATGGGAAACCAATTTTCCTGAAGGGGTCAAACTGGATTCCTGTTCATGCCTTTCAGGACGAGGTTACCACTGATAT GATCACAATTCTGCTCCGGTCTGCACAGAAGGCGAATATGAATGCTTTAAGAGTGTGGGGTGGTGGAGTGTATGAGCAAGACATCTTCTACAGCCTGTGTGATATGTATGGAATCATG ATTTGGCAGGACTTCATGTTTGCCTGTGCATTGTACCCTACAGAAAAGGATTTTATTGAGACAGTGAGGGAGGAGGTCACTCAGCAG gtCCGACGGTTGAAATCTCACCCCTCTGTGGTCATTTGGAGTGGAAACAATGAGAATGAAGCTGCCATAGCAACTGACTGGTTCAACATACCTGTTGCTGAGCGACCACTGTACGTGAAAGACTATGTCAATCTGTATGTTGAGAACATCAGAGACATTGTGCTGCAG GAGGACAGCACCCGTCCTTTTCTAGTGTCCAGCCCAACCAATGGGGTTGAGTCTGAGAAGGAAGGCTGGGTGGCTAAGGACCCCTATGACCCCCACTATGGAGACACACACTACTACAGTTATTACAACGATTGCTGGGACTGGACTGTTTTCCCTCGCACACGCTTTGCCTCCGAATATGGCTTCCAGTCCTGGCCTTCATTTTCCACACTTAGTAAG ATTTCAGAGTCTTCAGACTGGGATTTCAGCAGCAATTTCTCAGCTCATCGGCAGCATCATGCAGATGGAAATCAACAGATGCTTAAGCAAGCAGAGCTACATTACATTCTCCCTAACAGCACAGACCCAGTGCAGAGATACAGAGACACTATTTATATCACTCAG GTAATGCAGGCACAGTGTGTGAAGAGCCAAACAGAATTCTACCGCCGCAGCCGCAGTGACATCGTTGAGGGCAAAGGTCATACGATGGGCACCCTTTACTGGCAGCTCAATGATATTTGGCAGGGACCCTCCTGGTCCTCTGTAG AGTTTGGTGGTAAATGGAAAATGCTACACCACTGGGCTGCAGATTTTTATGCTCCTATACTCTCAGTGGGGGTTGAGGATAAGGGAGACCTGCTCATCTATGCCGTCTCTGACAATCACTCTGAGCAGCACAATGTCAAAGCTAAG GTGAAACTACACAGCTGGAGCAGCTTTAACGCTGTGTGTTCTTTAGAGTCCAATGTGACTACAATAAAAGCAGGAGGAAGCACCCTTGTGTTTCAGCATCCTATATCTGCTCTCCTGACACAGTGTGGGAACTGCACCCGGCGCTCATGCATACCTGTTTTTCATCTCAGTAGTCCAGATAATCAAATGATCAGCCCTCACAATCACATCTTCCTCAGCTCTCCACGGCATGCAGAGGGTTTGCAGAAACCCAACATCACG TTTACTGTAAAGGACACAGAAGTTGTACTGAACTTTTTTGTGACTCTGCACTGCTCCTTTCCTGCTGTATATGTTTGGCTGGATGTTGACGATATTCCCGGTCACTTTGATGTCAATGGCTTCCTGATGCTGTCTAAGAAAGCCACAGTTATTTTTGGAGCATGGAGAAACACCACTGCTGAAGAAATCACTGCAAATCTTCATATCACATCTCTCAGGGATGTctactga